In the genome of Magnolia sinica isolate HGM2019 chromosome 2, MsV1, whole genome shotgun sequence, one region contains:
- the LOC131224952 gene encoding glutelin type-A 1-like encodes MKSQTGQIVVKVKEGMRFPKPCDKDAQGIVFNFNTVPFDVDVKNGGRAVTLTHLNLPLLGEIGLSANLVKLDADATCSIGYLPDSAVQMIYIVSGSGRVEITGIDGAHALKAKVTAGSLFVVPRFFGVSKIADGEGLEWFSVITSPLPVFSHFGGKTSLFRALSPSLLEAAFNVDPHLVKLLRSDGCNNVIFVPPPN; translated from the exons ATGAAAAGCCAAACTGGCCAAATAGTTGTCAAGGTTAAGGAAGGGATGCGCTTCCCAAAACCTTGTGACAAGGATGCTCAAGGGATTGTTTTTAACTTCAATACCGTACCGTTCGATGTGGATGTTAAGAACGGGGGGCGGGCTGTCACATTGACCCATTTGAATTTGCCTTTGTTGGGTGAGATTGGGCTGAGTGCCAATCTTGTGAAGCTTGATGCTGATGCAACATGCTCAATAGGGTATTTGCCCGATTCAGCAGTTCAGATGATCTACATTGTTAGTGGGAGTGGTCGTGTTGAGATCACCGGAATCGATGGTGCTCACGCTTTGAAAGCGAAGGTCACGGCGGGCAGTTTGTTCGTTGTGCCGAGGTTCTTTGGGGTATCAAAGATTGCAGATGGTGAAGGGTTGGAATGGTTTTCTGTCATCACTAGTCCACT GCCTGTGTTCAGCCATTTTGGTGGGAAGACATCACTGTTCAGAGCTCTATCACCATCACTTCTAGAAGCAGCTTTCAATGTGGATCCTCATCTGGTGAAGCTTTTGAGGTCTGATGGGTGTAATAACGTCATTTTCGTCCCTCCACCAAATTAG